From Patescibacteria group bacterium, a single genomic window includes:
- a CDS encoding metallophosphoesterase, with amino-acid sequence MNFFTLIIIGYIVIASIVILILVRDLFFSETEMTKNPASQSRRKKYYFKKWISWTFIIVLGLGIVMAIDARFIEPYLLVINTKSIKISNLKNPIKIILVTDIQVSEFKKQDWVEKIVKKIEAVNPDLVLLGGDQIDNEGTNLDESQYLEPLRELVGKYPIYYILGNHEYGIGGAARYTTSLQTGDKSDWLKTEMAEIGIPLLQNQLVCPEVKKEKICIFGADEIWKKPINFSDLKKWNPNDPLLFLVHNPDGAMYWPDNFLKPNLVLAGHTHGGQIRLPFVGPLGSAPTDLPKNFYKGLNYYHSIPVFTSVGAGESGGPIRFLDPPEISVIELVP; translated from the coding sequence ATGAATTTTTTTACTCTTATTATTATTGGCTATATCGTTATTGCCAGTATTGTTATTTTAATTTTGGTTAGGGATTTATTTTTTAGTGAAACGGAGATGACGAAAAATCCAGCCAGCCAATCCCGCCGCAAAAAATACTATTTTAAAAAATGGATTTCCTGGACATTTATTATTGTACTCGGCTTGGGTATAGTTATGGCGATTGACGCCAGATTTATTGAACCCTATTTATTGGTCATAAACACAAAATCAATTAAAATATCAAACTTAAAAAACCCGATAAAAATCATCTTGGTTACAGACATCCAGGTCAGCGAATTTAAAAAACAGGACTGGGTGGAAAAAATCGTTAAAAAAATAGAGGCCGTTAATCCGGATTTAGTCCTGTTGGGTGGGGATCAGATAGATAATGAAGGAACAAATCTTGATGAAAGCCAATATTTGGAACCCTTAAGGGAGCTGGTTGGAAAATATCCCATCTATTATATTTTGGGCAATCATGAATACGGCATCGGCGGAGCCGCGCGCTACACAACCAGTTTACAAACCGGCGATAAATCCGATTGGTTAAAAACAGAAATGGCCGAAATCGGCATTCCCTTGTTGCAAAATCAACTGGTTTGCCCGGAAGTAAAAAAAGAAAAAATTTGTATTTTTGGGGCGGATGAAATTTGGAAAAAACCAATCAATTTTTCTGATTTAAAAAAATGGAATCCAAATGATCCATTGTTATTTCTGGTGCATAATCCTGACGGAGCAATGTATTGGCCGGATAATTTTCTAAAACCAAATCTAGTTTTGGCCGGACACACCCATGGCGGACAAATTCGCCTGCCTTTTGTTGGTCCGCTGGGAAGCGCACCGACTGACTTGCCTAAAAATTTTTATAAAGGTTTGAATTATTATCATTCAATTCCGGTATTTACTTCTGTCGGAGCTGGAGAATCAGGCGGACCGATCAGATTTTTAGATCCGCCGGAGATTTCAGTGATTGAACTGGTCCCCTGA